The proteins below come from a single Malus domestica chromosome 03, GDT2T_hap1 genomic window:
- the LOC139194819 gene encoding receptor-like protein 2, giving the protein MAHGFLLVLLFSHIISTNVHACNQTERTALFSFASTLSSRPLNWTSVKCCHWKGITCNQDGLVTHLLLSSRGLKGAIFPSSSLLGNLTSLTHLNLSHNSLSGSLETEFFSSLNHLEILDLSFNLLSGELPFSLPSHNIQTLDLSSNRFHGAIPSSFFQQAQNLTSFNVHNNSFSGLIPCSMCLHSSPLIRLLDFSLNAFSGSISSGLGECSKLQIFRAGNNNLSGLLPKDIYNATKLEEIAFPSNSLHGAISEKIFNLTNLAILDLSFNQLSGVLLLHFGKLSKLKLLALDFNHFEGSLPPSLMNCTNLVEIHMAANNLDGDISMLNFSKLSHLSKLDLFRNHFTGTFPTSLYSCKSLKAIRLTANSIEGKIQPELLSLKSLSFLSLSGLTNITGAMKILMHCKSLQTLILPYSFIGEEMPADEGMVDFGGFQNLRILMFYYCEFTGQMPLWLSKLKNVEILVLKGNRITGPIPRSLGTLPKLLFLNLADNQISGEFPKDLCGLPRLAHELTTTQVDDYIDLPLFTVSTLIYPRRMSNFAPTISLSLNHMHGRIPTEIGQIHLVHILDLSGNYFSGNIPEQISNLKNLENLSLSMNHLSGNIPLSLASFNFLKYLNVSYNNLEGPIPTSTQLQSFNASAFEGNSKLCGPPLPNECLPIKGIDADSKNYQGVDNEYQFPWLYIFTALGFIVGFWGVCGSLIAKKTWRCAYFKFLDNVQDRLRGD; this is encoded by the coding sequence ATGGCTCATGGCTTCCTTCTCGTCCTCTTATTCTCTCACATCATCTCTACAAATGTTCATGCATGCAACCAAACTGAGCGCACCGCTCTTTTTTCCTTCGCCTCCACCCTATCTTCTCGTCCTTTAAATTGGACTTCGGTTAAATGTTGTCATTGGAAAGGCATCACTTGTAATCAGGATGGTTTGGTCACCCATTTGCTCTTATCCTCCAGAGGTCTCAAAGGAGCTATTTTCCCCTCATCATCATTGCTAGGAAATCTCACAAGCCTCACCCACTTGAATCTCTCTCACAATTCACTTTCCGGGTCACTTGAAACTGAATTCTTCTCATCTTTGAATCATCTTGAGATCCTTGATTTAAGCTTTAATCTTCTTTCTGGAGAGCTACCGTTTTCTCTGCCATCCCACAATATCCAGACGTTGGATTTATCAAGCAATCGCTTCCATGGTGCAATTCCATCATCATTCTTTCAACAAGCTCAGAATTTAACTAGTTTCAACGTCCATAACAATAGCTTCTCAGGTTTGATCCCATGCTCCATGTGTCTTCATTCTTCTCCCTTGATTAGGTTGTTGGATTTTTCCCTCAATGCATTCAGTGGTAGCATTTCTTCTGGACTCGGGGagtgttcaaaactgcaaaTTTTTCGTGCTGGTAACAATAACCTCTCAGGGCTACTCCCGAAAGATATCTACAATGCCACCAAACTTGAAGAAATTGCATTCCCTTCCAATTCACTCCATGGAGCCATAAGTGAGAAAATTTTCAACCTCACCAACCTGGCAATCCTTGACCTCTCCTTTAATCAATTGAGTGGCGTTCTCCTTCTACATTTTGGAAAGCTCTCCAAATTGAAACTCTTGGCTCTTGATTTTAACCATTTCGAAGGTTCTTTGCCCCCATCGTTGATGAACTGCACGAACCTTGTAGAAATACATATGGCAGCCAACAACTTGGATGGAGATATCTCCATGCTCAATTTCTCGAAACTTAGTCACCTCAGTAAGCTTGACCTATTTCGTAACCACTTTACTGGTACATTTCCAACAAGCCTTTATTCATGCAAGTCCCTAAAAGCTATTCGTTTGACTGCAAATAGTATAGAGGGAAAAatacaacctgaacttctttcATTGAAATCTTTATCCTTTCTCtcactaagtggcttaaccaaCATCACTGGGGCAATGAAGATATTAATGCATTGCAAAAGTCTTCAAACACTCATCCTTCCGTATTCTTTCATAGGCGAGGAAATGCCAGCTGATGAAGGCATGGTTGATTTCGGTGGATTCCAAAATCTTCGAATATTGATGTTTTATTATTGTGAGTTCACTGGTCAAATGCCTTTATGGTTATCAAAACTCAAGAATGTGGAGATCTTGGTTTTGAAAGGTAATAGAATTACAGGGCCAATTCCTAGATCGTTGGGGACTCTTCCCAAACTCTTATTCTTGAACTTGGCAGACAACCAAATTTCCGGTGAATTTCCAAAAGACCTTTGTGGACTACCAAGGTTGGCACATGAATTGACCACAACCCAAGTAGACGATTATATTGACTTGCCTCTCTTCACCGTTTCAACCCTAATTTACCCACGAAGAATGTCCAACTTTGCACCAACAATATCCTTATCTCTCAATCACATGCATGGCAGAATACCTACTGAGATCGGCCAAATACACCTTGTCCACATCTTGGATCTTAGTGGCAACTACTTTTCTGGCAACATTCCAGAACAAATATCCAACCTCAAAAATCTAGAGAATTTAAGCCTCTCCATGAATCATTTGTCTGGAAACATCCCGTTGTCATTGGCAAGCTTTAATttcttaaaatatttaaatgtcTCGTACAATAATCTCGAAGGACCAATCCCAACAAGCACTCAGCTCCAAAGTTTCAATGCTTCTGCGTTTGAGGGGAATTCAAAACTGTGTGGCCCTCCACTTCCGAATGAGTGTCTACCAATTAAGGGCATTGATGCAGATAGTAAGAACTACCAAGGTGTGGACAACGAGTATCAATTTCCATGGTTGTATATTTTCACTGCACTAGGTTTCATCGTAGGATTTTGGGGAGTGTGTGGTTCTTTAATTGCTAAGAAGACATGGAGATGtgcatattttaaatttttagacAATGTACAAGATAGGCTTAGAGGAGACTAG
- the LOC139194817 gene encoding uncharacterized protein, producing MPPAQPILKARTFASVVSIPIEDVHLSQLPTPVVRGDKTYVKISEDLYQEQLKLFQNNLLGRLLLKKGSTPMKTDALKSCLEDAWRPTAPWNLVPIGKGYFDIHFSKEDDMRRAWGGGTCTLATGLFRLSKWTPDFKPGDVLPQTHAQVWIKIFGLSQEYWHPRHLMEIARGVGTPLQLDSATRERQYGYYARILVDVNLADDLPTSLMVERESHGFPVVVVYENLPPKCSHCGLIGHLANSCRQLKQMSRGRSRSRTRKGGNMGDNKTGDHSRSQLHMEYRPKKDTTIPVNVFCGSHASEPLQQVDQLLPAGIEAADDGNVEPILQSPLGITPTVSGNVIPETDNADTHISIQSPGISHISNSMTGSLSPDGSHPHNGLSYGQHLGNTNVPNNLGPHDLCDDSSTPPGFDQVETVAQNSQQLGNTDVPNNFGMQDPHDNHSIPPGFEHVATLAKDVIDIINHIEGCDMDGFTPVLSNSQRKKQKQLANLNQPSDKPYPSRVRGIPARYK from the coding sequence ATGCCCCCCGCTCAACCAATTCTGAAGGCAAGGACTTTTGCTTCTGTGGTTTCCATCCCAATTGAAGACGTCCATCTCAGCCAACTTCCAACTCCGGTTGTGCGTGGGGACAAAACATATGTCAAAATTAGCGAGGATCTATACCAAGAACAGTTGAAGTTGTTTCAAAATAATCTCCTTGGGCGTTTGCTCCTAAAAAAGGGTTCTACGCCAATGAAGACCGATGCTCTAAAATCTTGCTTAGAAGATGCATGGCGCCCTACTGCACCATGGAACCTGGTTCCTATAGGTAAAGGTTATTTTGATATCCATTTCAGTAAGGAAGACGATATGCGACGGGCATGGGGTGGCGGTACGTGTACTCTTGCTACTGGTTTATTCAGGTTATCAAAATGGACGCCAGATTTTAAACCAGGTGATGTTCTCCCTCAAACTCATGCTCAGGTATGGATCAAAATTTTTGGTTTGAGTCAGGAATATTGGCATCCTAGACACTTGATGGAAATTGCGAGAGGGGTCGGCACTCCCTTGCAACTAGATTCAGCTACAAGGGAAAGGCAATATGGTTATTATGCACGTATATTAGTTGATGTCAATCTTGCAGATGATTTACCTACATCTCTTATGGTTGAAAGAGAAAGTCATGGCTTCCCGGTTGTGGTGGTTTATGAAAATTTACCGCCCAAATGTAGTCACTGTGGTTTGATAGGGCACTTGGCTAATAGCTGCAGACAACTTAAACAGATGTCGAGAGGTCGTTCTCGTAGCCGGACGCGAAAGGGTGGTAACATGGGGGACAACAAAACCGGAGATCACTCTCGCAGTCAACTGCACATGGAATATCGTCCCAAAAAAGATACAACAATACCGGTTAATGTCTTTTGTGGGTCACATGCTTCTGAACCTCTTCAACAGGTTGATCAATTGTTGCCTGCAGGTATTGAGGCAGCGGATGATGGTAATGTTGAGCCCATTCTTCAGTCTCCTCTTGGAATAACGCCAACTGTTTCTGGTAATGTCATACCAGAGACTGACAACGCTGATACGCATATTAGTATTCAATCCCCTGGGATTTCGCATATTAGCAATTCTATGACCGGATCGCTGTCTCCAGATGGATCACATCCTCATAATGGTCTTTCTTATGGTCAGCATTTGGGCAACACCAATGTCCCAAATAATCTTGGCCCACATGATCTCTGTGACGACTCTAGCACTCCTCCTGGCTTTGATCAGGTCGAGACGGTAGCTCAGAATAGTCAGCAGTTGGGCAACACAGACGTCCCAAATAATTTTGGCATGCAGGATCCTCATGACAACCATAGCATCCCCCCTGGTTTTGAACATGTTGCGACATTAGCTAAGGATGTCATCGATATTATCAATCACATAGAAGGCTGTGATATGGATGGTTTTACTCCTGTGTTATCTAATAGTCAacggaaaaaacaaaaacagctTGCCAATCTCAATCAACCCTCTGATAAACCATATCCAAGTAGGGTCCGAGGAATACCAGCTCGTTATAAATGA